A part of Propioniciclava coleopterorum genomic DNA contains:
- a CDS encoding TIGR02206 family membrane protein, producing MDLAGAFAVRSEGDGFELFGGQHLAALAVTSASLAALIAGGRRLGPVGRRRARRVLAAALAGQELGYHAWRRAGGTWNVQEMLPLHLCSVLVWGGSANLLRPTGLGDDVTWYWGVAGVPQALLTPDVGEYGFPHYRFFQFFVSHGLVLAVPLWQVFVEGRRPTAAGARRAYAALLGHAAVVGAINHCLGSNYLYVNRKPATASILDRLPAWPGYIPILAGVAAGAFALAYAPFARRRPGTKG from the coding sequence GTGGACCTGGCGGGCGCCTTCGCCGTCCGCTCCGAGGGGGACGGGTTCGAACTGTTCGGCGGGCAGCACCTCGCCGCCCTGGCCGTCACCTCGGCGTCTCTGGCGGCGCTGATCGCGGGCGGCCGCCGGCTGGGCCCGGTCGGACGCCGCCGCGCGCGCCGCGTCCTGGCGGCGGCGCTCGCGGGCCAGGAACTCGGCTACCACGCGTGGCGGCGCGCCGGGGGCACCTGGAACGTCCAGGAGATGCTGCCGCTGCACCTGTGCTCGGTCCTGGTGTGGGGCGGATCGGCGAACCTGCTGCGTCCGACGGGGCTCGGCGACGACGTCACCTGGTACTGGGGCGTGGCCGGCGTCCCGCAGGCGCTCCTCACCCCGGACGTCGGCGAGTACGGCTTCCCGCACTACCGGTTCTTCCAGTTCTTCGTCAGCCACGGCCTGGTGTTGGCGGTGCCGCTGTGGCAGGTGTTCGTCGAGGGCCGCCGCCCCACCGCCGCGGGGGCACGCCGGGCGTACGCGGCGCTGCTCGGGCACGCGGCCGTGGTCGGGGCCATCAACCACTGCCTCGGCAGCAACTACCTCTACGTCAACCGCAAGCCCGCCACCGCCAGCATCCTGGACCGGCTGCCGGCGTGGCCGGGCTACATCCCGATCCTGGCCGGCGTCGCGGCGGGCGCGTTCGCCCTGGCGTACGCCCCCTTCGCGCGCCGCCGCCCGGGCACGAAGGGCTAG